The Polyangium mundeleinium genome contains the following window.
TTCACGCTCGCGTCCTCCCGCGCGCGCTTGAGCGCCTTCGCGATGGTGTACGAGCCGGCGAGGCGAATGCCGACGAGCGGGATCGTCTGGCTCTCGCCGTCGACCATGTCGCCCGAGAGATAGATGATCGCGATCTTCGAAGGCGTGCCCCACCAGGTGGGCGCATTCGAGGGCGTGGCGTCGTCGATGATGCGCGCGCGGCCGCCCATCATCTCCTCGACGACCTCGTCGATCTCGTCGTCGTACGCGAGGACGTCGACGAGGCCGCCATTGCGCGCCTCAGGCGCGACGAAGGGGCCCTTCGCGATGGTCTTGCGCAGCGTGGAGACCGGCATCCTCCGGCCGCCGCCGACATCGTGCATGTAGATGCCTTCGAGCTGCATCAGGAGGTCCTTGTGGTCCTGGCGCCCGATCTCGGAGGAATCCTTGCGCGTGAACTGCTCGGCCGCGAGCTTGTGCTCGGCGACGCGGACGAAGTCGGCGCGGACGCCGAGTTTGTCGAGGACACCGCCGTAATACATGTACTGCGAGGAGAGGCCCGCGAAGCGAAGGCCGCCGGCCGGGTTCATGGCGATGCGGTCGGCCTGCGCGCAGACGTGGAGCGACCTTCCGCCCGCATCTTCGAGGTGGCAAAGGACCTTCTTGCCGCTCACGCGGAGCAGGCGGATCGCGTCGCCGACCTCCTCGGCATGCGCGAGCGAGCTCGCAGGCTCGGCGCGGAGCTGGAGGACGACGCCGTCGACGTTGCGATCTTCAGCGAGTCGCCAGAGGCGCCGGAGGAGCTGGACGTGCTTGCGGACGCCGGGGGTGCCGTCGATGCGGATGCGCGCGACGCGCTTGGGCGAGGGCAAACCCGGCTCGCGGTAGGTGCGCAGCGCGGCCGTCGCATAGTAGCCGACGTCGCCGCCGCCGAAAATCGCGCCGCCGCCGGCCTGGAGCATCGCGAAGTTCACGTCGAGGCCGACCATCGCGGTGAGGTCGGGGCTCGCGGCGAGATCACGGACGGAGACTTCGCCGCGCAGGCGGCCGACGTGCGGGACGTCGAGGCCAAGCGTGGCGCGCGGCGTGATGTCACCGGTGCGTTCGTGGATCGAGGCTTCGAGGCCGAGCTCGGCGTACCGGCGTCCCCAGAAGGGGCGGAACGCGAAGCCGACGTCGTACCGACGATCGGCGTTCGTGGTCCAGTCGCGCGCGACGGCGGCGGCCGAGAGCCAGGTGAAGGGGCGGATCGTGAGGCCGGTCGTCACGCCAAACTGTTCGTCGAGGTCCCGCCGCTCGGCGTAGGACCAGCCGAACGTGGTGCCGATCGAGAACGTGTCGCCGAGGTTCGTCGCGAGCGCCCAGCGCAGCCATCGTTGCGAGGCCGAAGCGCCGATGGGCGTCGTGACGTCGAGCAAATCGACGCGCAGGCCCGTGGACAAACCGAGGATCGGGGGGAGGCCGAGATCAAAGGCATGCCCGTTCGTCGTGCCCGCGCCCGCGCCGGCCTGCGCCATGGTCCAGCGCAGCTCCGCGCCGGGCAAAAACGCGAGGTTCGCCGGGTTGTACGCGATGCTCGACGCATCGTCGCCGGCCGCGACGGGGCGGCCTGGCGCGGGGACGTATGCACTTTGCGCGTGGAGATCCGACGAGGGCGTGGTGAGCGCGGCGAGGGCGAGGCCCCCGAGGGCCAGGGCGGAGAGCTTCTTCATAAGGTCGAGAGGCGGCGCAACGTATCGGCCTCGGCGTCGTAGATCTTGCGGATCTCGACCAAGGCCATGCGGCCGGCGAGCGACGAGAGTACGCCAGCCTTGATCTCGATGTCGCCCTCGACGGTCCTGCGCGCGCGTCCCTCGGGCGCCGCTTCGAGCCGGCAGGTGCCCGAAGCGCTGAAATACTTGCGAAATTGCTCGCGCGGGGCGACGGACCAGGAGGCGACGTGGTTGCCGAGCCGATAGACGCAGCGCTCTTCCCAGGAGAGGGCCTCGCGGGCGATGTCGTAGCCGCGGAACATGGCGAGCGGCGCGTTCGCCTGGAACCGAAGGACGCGGCGCAGCTCGCCGTTCGCGATGACGTGCTCGATCGTCTCGACCGAGGCGACGCTCGTGGTCGCGAGGAAGGGGGCCATCATCAAGCCGATGTCAGGCGAGAGGACGGCGAGCTCCAGGGCATCGAGGGGTACGTCGAACTCATGCGTGATCTCGAAGTGCAAATCCGTGGCTCCCTTGCGCGTCGCTGAACGAATCCCTCACCCCCATCCCCCTCTCGGGAGAGGGGGCAAGAGGCATCGTAGACCTAGGCGAGGATCCCTCGGGCCCGGAGCGCGGCCTCGATCTCGGGCCTGCGGCGCTCGAGCTCGGGTACGTCCTTCACGGGCAAGAAGCGCGACGCGGCCCCATCGCGCGGGACGCGAAGGAACTGCGGGTCGAGCGCGGTCGTGATCTCGTTGACGATGCGCTCGAACTGAACCGCTTTCGCCTCGCCGACCGTCTTGTCGACCTCGACGTACGTCCACTTCATGTCGAGCGAGGCGAGCGCCTGCGCCGAGACGAGGAAGGTGTTCGTGCTGAAGACGGGCATCTGCGCCGGGTCGAAGCCGAGCGGGAGGCGCATCTCTTCGGCGATGATTTTCCGGCCGTTCCAGCGAATCGGGCCGCCGCCCTTGTCGCTGCCGACCTTGTTCACGACCTCGACGGTGAGCGGCCCGCCGTGCGCGAGGTGGAAGCCCAGGATCGCCGGATCAACGGTGGCGCCGAGGTTGTCGAGGTTCGCAATCCACACGGTCTTGCCACCTCGTTGGATGAACCGGTCGAGAAGTCCGCTCGCGCGGAGCGCATCGGGCAGGTCGCCGTGGCCGGTCGCGTAGACGCTCGGCTCGCCGTGTTCGTCCCGGAAGATCGTCCCCTCGTGCGTGAGGCGGAGCGAGACGAACTGTTCGAACGTGGCGACGTCGCCCTTGTCGAGCCGACGGCCGAGCGCGGCGCGAATCGGGCCTTCGGTGGCCTCGCTCGTCATGAGCCAGAGCGGGCAAGTCGCGCCCACCCGGCGCGCGAGGGCCTCCATCTCAGCGAGGCGCAGATCGAGGAACGTCGTTCCAGGCAGGGCCTCGACGAGCGCCTTGACGACGCCGCCCATGCGCGTCGCCATGCCGCCGGCGAGCACACAGAGCGCGACCTCACCCCGCGCGAGCGCCTCGCGGCCGAGCGCCTCGAAGCGCGCATGCTCGGGGCTGCCCGGCGCGGGTGTGTCGACGACGTCCCCTGCGGCGGGCGGGAGTACTTCACCCGCGTAACGATTTCGTTTGTCGCGATCCTGGCCAATCGTGGCGGCCCACGCGGCGAGACGGTCGGGATCGAAGCCACGCGCCCGGAGGCGAGCGAGCAGGGCCGGCGGGAGAGCAGCGATCGCGTCGACGAGCGTCACATAAGCGGAGAAAGCACGGCGCTCGTGTCGAAGCAACCCATCGCGGCCGCTGCTAGCCGTCAGGGTTTTGCGTGGCGGGCCGTGGGGACTCCCACCGCCCTGGAATCCATACGTATTGGACGCCGTCGTCGTGCCAGGCGCCCGGAATCCAAAGCATGTTCGGCGCAGGCGGCGCCGTCTTGACCTCCGGCAGGGGCGGAGGCGCGCCCTGCCCCCGCGCAGGGGTCTCGGGTGTGCCGGCGACACACGCCGCGAGAAACGTGCTCAAGAGGAGGGCGAGCGAGCGGGCTGTTCGATTCATCCGTGAAGCACCATCGCCCACACGTCGTAGAGGGCGTGCGTCCAGACCGCAGGCGCGAAGCCGCGGAATACGTAGATCGCCGTGAGGACCAGGCCGCAGACGGCGCGGAAGACGAACGATTGGACGTCCCACGAATCGCCGAGCGACCCCACGTAATGCCAGGCCGAGAACGCGACCGCCGCGACGCCGGCCCAGAGGA
Protein-coding sequences here:
- a CDS encoding DUF2505 domain-containing protein, with product MHFEITHEFDVPLDALELAVLSPDIGLMMAPFLATTSVASVETIEHVIANGELRRVLRFQANAPLAMFRGYDIAREALSWEERCVYRLGNHVASWSVAPREQFRKYFSASGTCRLEAAPEGRARRTVEGDIEIKAGVLSSLAGRMALVEIRKIYDAEADTLRRLSTL
- the sppA gene encoding signal peptide peptidase SppA; translated protein: MKKLSALALGGLALAALTTPSSDLHAQSAYVPAPGRPVAAGDDASSIAYNPANLAFLPGAELRWTMAQAGAGAGTTNGHAFDLGLPPILGLSTGLRVDLLDVTTPIGASASQRWLRWALATNLGDTFSIGTTFGWSYAERRDLDEQFGVTTGLTIRPFTWLSAAAVARDWTTNADRRYDVGFAFRPFWGRRYAELGLEASIHERTGDITPRATLGLDVPHVGRLRGEVSVRDLAASPDLTAMVGLDVNFAMLQAGGGAIFGGGDVGYYATAALRTYREPGLPSPKRVARIRIDGTPGVRKHVQLLRRLWRLAEDRNVDGVVLQLRAEPASSLAHAEEVGDAIRLLRVSGKKVLCHLEDAGGRSLHVCAQADRIAMNPAGGLRFAGLSSQYMYYGGVLDKLGVRADFVRVAEHKLAAEQFTRKDSSEIGRQDHKDLLMQLEGIYMHDVGGGRRMPVSTLRKTIAKGPFVAPEARNGGLVDVLAYDDEIDEVVEEMMGGRARIIDDATPSNAPTWWGTPSKIAIIYLSGDMVDGESQTIPLVGIRLAGSYTIAKALKRAREDASVKAVVFRIETGGGSSLAADVILREAILTAKAKPFAVSMGTSAASGGYYAAVAGGPIFANRATITGSIGIFYGKVDLVGLLGKLGVGLEQFRSAPRADAESLYRPFTEEERIELGVKVKQFYDLFIARVAEGRKMKPEDVDAVARGRVWTGQQALERKLVDRIGGLREALDDVRSRAELPRDAQLVEFPEDDDNVLLALAKLAGIASIMPQAGAVPIVIPPALLDLARGLAPFMVYDGTKPLARMDLVGDVSFGGASATVDDELP
- a CDS encoding YXWGXW repeat-containing protein gives rise to the protein MNRTARSLALLLSTFLAACVAGTPETPARGQGAPPPLPEVKTAPPAPNMLWIPGAWHDDGVQYVWIPGRWESPRPATQNPDG
- a CDS encoding UTP--glucose-1-phosphate uridylyltransferase: MTLVDAIAALPPALLARLRARGFDPDRLAAWAATIGQDRDKRNRYAGEVLPPAAGDVVDTPAPGSPEHARFEALGREALARGEVALCVLAGGMATRMGGVVKALVEALPGTTFLDLRLAEMEALARRVGATCPLWLMTSEATEGPIRAALGRRLDKGDVATFEQFVSLRLTHEGTIFRDEHGEPSVYATGHGDLPDALRASGLLDRFIQRGGKTVWIANLDNLGATVDPAILGFHLAHGGPLTVEVVNKVGSDKGGGPIRWNGRKIIAEEMRLPLGFDPAQMPVFSTNTFLVSAQALASLDMKWTYVEVDKTVGEAKAVQFERIVNEITTALDPQFLRVPRDGAASRFLPVKDVPELERRRPEIEAALRARGILA